The following coding sequences are from one Triticum aestivum cultivar Chinese Spring chromosome 5A, IWGSC CS RefSeq v2.1, whole genome shotgun sequence window:
- the LOC123101815 gene encoding cis-prenyltransferase 4, chloroplastic-like, with protein MTTADVEGRDLQRHRKNDDVAESLPHHVAVIMDGNSRWARARGMPTSAGHAALQPALEETVRLSCARGIRVLTAFAFSHQNWDRPKEEVDFCMAVYNRFIQDNVAQFLREGIRLRVIGDCSRLPTYLQKTAQNAEEETSSNSQLDLMLAIGYSGRTDILQACGKLARKVHSKLLRPEDIDESLFADELQTSWTDEFPCPDLLIRTSGELRLSNFLLWQSAYSELFFTDTLWPDFGEAEYLQALMSFQSRDRRFGKRKL; from the exons ATGACGACCGCGGACGTGGAAGGCCGCGACCTGCAACGACATCG caaaaatgatgatgtggccgaGTCGCTGCCGCATCACGTGGCGGTGATCATGGACGGGAATTCGCGGTGGGCGCGCGCGCGGGGCATGCCAACGTCGGCCGGCCACGCGGCTTTGCAGCCGGCGCTGGAGGAGACGGTGCGGCTCTCATGCGCCCGGGGAATCCGCGTGCTCACTGCCTTCGCCTTCTCCCACCAGAACTGGGACCGTCCCAAG GAAGAGGTTGACTTCTGCATGGCCGTGTACAACCGGTTCATCCAGGACAATGTCGCCCAGTTTTTAAG GGAAGGGATTCGTCTACGGGTAATCGGTGACTGCTCAAGGCTGCCGACTTATCTGCAGAAAACTGCACAAAACGCCGAGGAGGAAACAAGTAGCAACTCACAGCTCGACCTGATGCTAGCTATCGGCTACAGTGGACGAACGGACATCTTGCAAGCATGCGGGAAGCTTGCCCGGAAGGTGCACAGCAAGCTACTCAGGCCGGAGGACATCGACGAGTCACTATTCGCCGATGAGCTCCAGACGAGCTGGACAGACGAGTTCCCTTGCCCCGACCTACTCATCAGGACCAGCGGCGAACTGAGGCTCAGCAACTTCTTGCTGTGGCAGTCGGCGTACTCGGAGCTCTTTTTCACTGACACGCTCTGGCCTGACTTCGGGGAGGCTGAATATCTCCAAGCACTCATGTCTTTCCAGAGCAGAGACAGGCGTTTTGGAAAAAGAAAACTCTAG